A single Marinitoga aeolica DNA region contains:
- a CDS encoding LacI family DNA-binding transcriptional regulator, which yields MATIKDVAKLAGVSISTASYALNGNEKISEATKKKVLEAAKKLKYKPNQFAKNLKQVKNDFIAVVLNEAFGPFYDNLIKGIQDSASLAGYDIIIFLESGLTKKTLINFFKQKIIKGTIIMSSTITNDEIDEISKEKIPIILLDRKCKNLNASSVLIDNEKGAYLATKHLIELNHKKIAFISGPKDSFDNNQRLKGYKKALKEFNIPYNHSLIIKGDFTEKSGYESVKKFINKTKEIPSAFFSSNDEMAIGALKAFEELNLKVPEDISLVGFDDIKELNYIEPKLTTIKRPMYELGSHSAHLLFNLIQGRSSNTNLLLDVNLIIRNSTARYKGDRK from the coding sequence ATGGCTACAATAAAGGATGTTGCTAAATTAGCGGGCGTTTCTATTTCGACAGCATCTTATGCATTAAATGGAAATGAAAAAATTAGTGAAGCAACTAAGAAAAAAGTTTTAGAAGCAGCTAAAAAATTAAAATATAAACCAAACCAATTTGCGAAGAATTTAAAACAAGTGAAAAATGACTTTATTGCAGTTGTTTTGAATGAAGCTTTTGGCCCTTTTTATGATAATTTAATAAAAGGAATTCAAGATAGCGCTTCTTTAGCAGGGTATGATATTATAATATTTTTAGAAAGTGGCCTTACTAAAAAAACTTTAATCAACTTTTTTAAACAAAAAATAATTAAAGGAACTATAATAATGTCTTCTACAATAACAAATGATGAAATTGATGAAATATCAAAAGAAAAGATTCCTATAATACTATTAGACAGAAAATGCAAAAACTTAAATGCTTCAAGTGTTTTAATAGATAATGAAAAAGGTGCATATTTGGCAACAAAACATTTAATTGAACTAAATCATAAAAAAATAGCATTTATAAGCGGACCAAAAGATTCCTTTGATAACAATCAACGATTAAAAGGATATAAAAAAGCATTAAAAGAATTTAATATACCATACAATCACTCATTAATTATAAAGGGTGATTTTACAGAAAAATCTGGTTATGAATCAGTAAAAAAATTTATTAATAAAACTAAAGAAATTCCTAGTGCTTTTTTTTCTTCGAATGACGAAATGGCAATAGGAGCCTTAAAAGCTTTTGAGGAATTAAATTTAAAAGTTCCAGAAGATATATCCTTAGTAGGGTTTGATGATATAAAAGAATTAAATTATATAGAACCAAAATTAACTACTATAAAAAGACCAATGTATGAGCTTGGCTCTCATTCAGCACATCTTTTGTTCAATTTAATTCAAGGAAGATCTTCTAATACAAATTTATTATTAGACGTCAATTTAATAATAAGAAATTCTACCGCTAGATACAAAGGAGATAGAAAATGA
- the bglX gene encoding beta-glucosidase BglX has product MIEKLIKKMTLKEKIGQLVQFGKLKEEQLKLLKNGEIGSFLNVYSPKKINELQNNIMNSKNPIPLLIGDDVIHGYKTIFPIPLALSCSWNLELIEKTCEITAREAAADGINMIFAPMVDISYDPRWGRVAEGNGEDPYLGTEITKVRVRGLQKNNWDDLPHVTACVKHYVGYGAVEGGRDYNSVDVSERKLREIYLKPFIGAIEENVGSLMVSFNEFNGIPPSANTYLTKKILREELNFNGVVVSDWESIKETILHGVSKDEKEAALKALLSTVDIDMNSAVYLNNLENIIKENPELENLIDDAVLRILKLKEKLNLFEKHIIPENNAKEFRKPEYVNIARKAALESIVLLKNENNILPLKGINKIALIGPLANDNHSPLGCWSCKGEESNVVTVLSAFQNNTEYEIMYEKGCDIFKYNEEEANKALNIASKSDVVVAVLGETKEMSGENNNRSNIELPVAQKRLLKKLKKVNPNIVLVLLNGRPLTLEWEDRNIPAIVEAWHLGDESGNAIVDILTGKYNPSGKLTMTFPRKIGQIPIYYNHKNTGRPYVRNYLDTKNTPLYPFGYGLSYTNFEYSNFQVEKQEDIIKLKVDITNTGKVLGEEICQIYFRDVYARVSRPVKELIRFKKINLNPGETKTISFEIHISELYYLDENLNLTIDNGSIEFFAGTNSQKLLKQSIEI; this is encoded by the coding sequence ATGATTGAAAAGCTAATTAAAAAAATGACTTTAAAAGAAAAAATTGGACAATTAGTTCAATTTGGAAAATTAAAAGAAGAGCAATTAAAGCTTTTAAAAAATGGAGAAATAGGTTCTTTTTTAAATGTATATTCTCCTAAAAAGATTAATGAATTACAAAATAATATCATGAACTCAAAAAATCCCATACCATTATTAATAGGTGATGATGTTATCCACGGCTATAAAACTATTTTTCCTATCCCTTTAGCTTTAAGTTGTAGTTGGAACTTAGAATTAATAGAAAAAACTTGTGAAATTACTGCAAGAGAAGCCGCCGCAGATGGCATAAACATGATTTTTGCACCAATGGTAGATATTTCATATGATCCAAGATGGGGAAGAGTTGCTGAAGGAAATGGAGAAGATCCATATTTAGGTACAGAAATAACAAAAGTACGAGTAAGAGGATTACAAAAAAATAATTGGGATGATTTACCTCACGTTACTGCTTGTGTTAAACATTATGTTGGCTATGGCGCTGTAGAAGGTGGTAGAGATTATAACTCTGTCGATGTATCAGAAAGAAAATTAAGAGAAATATATTTAAAACCATTTATTGGAGCTATTGAAGAAAATGTAGGTTCATTAATGGTTTCTTTTAATGAATTTAACGGAATTCCTCCTTCAGCAAATACATATTTAACAAAAAAAATATTAAGAGAAGAGCTTAATTTTAATGGCGTTGTTGTAAGTGATTGGGAATCTATAAAAGAAACTATATTACATGGTGTTTCAAAGGATGAAAAAGAAGCTGCTTTAAAAGCATTATTATCAACAGTTGATATAGATATGAATTCAGCTGTATATCTAAATAATTTAGAAAATATAATAAAAGAAAATCCTGAGTTAGAAAATTTAATTGATGATGCAGTATTAAGAATATTAAAATTAAAAGAAAAACTAAACCTCTTTGAAAAACACATCATCCCAGAAAATAATGCAAAAGAATTTAGAAAACCAGAATATGTAAATATTGCTAGAAAAGCTGCTTTAGAATCTATTGTTTTATTAAAAAACGAAAATAATATTCTTCCATTAAAAGGAATTAATAAAATAGCTTTAATTGGTCCTTTAGCTAATGATAATCATTCGCCATTAGGTTGTTGGTCATGCAAAGGTGAAGAAAGTAATGTCGTAACTGTATTATCTGCATTTCAAAACAATACTGAATATGAAATAATGTATGAAAAAGGTTGTGATATTTTTAAATATAACGAAGAAGAAGCTAATAAAGCATTAAATATAGCTTCTAAATCTGATGTAGTTGTAGCTGTTTTAGGTGAAACTAAAGAAATGAGCGGTGAGAATAATAATAGAAGCAATATTGAATTACCTGTTGCACAAAAAAGATTATTAAAAAAACTAAAGAAAGTTAATCCAAATATAGTTTTGGTATTATTAAACGGAAGACCTTTAACTTTAGAATGGGAAGATAGAAATATTCCAGCAATTGTAGAAGCATGGCATTTGGGAGATGAATCTGGTAATGCTATTGTTGATATATTAACAGGAAAATATAATCCATCTGGAAAATTAACAATGACATTTCCAAGAAAAATTGGGCAAATCCCTATATATTATAATCATAAAAATACTGGGAGACCATATGTGAGAAATTATCTTGATACAAAAAATACACCTCTTTATCCATTTGGTTATGGTTTAAGTTATACAAATTTTGAATATAGTAATTTCCAAGTAGAAAAACAAGAAGATATAATAAAATTGAAAGTTGATATAACTAATACTGGAAAAGTTTTAGGAGAAGAAATTTGTCAGATATATTTTAGAGATGTATATGCTAGAGTTTCAAGACCTGTAAAAGAATTAATTAGATTCAAAAAAATTAACTTAAACCCTGGTGAAACTAAAACTATATCTTTTGAAATACATATATCAGAACTTTATTATTTAGATGAAAATTTAAATTTAACTATTGATAATGGAAGTATAGAATTTTTTGCTGGTACTAATAGCCAAAAACTTTTAAAGCAATCAATAGAAATATAG
- a CDS encoding GH36-type glycosyl hydrolase domain-containing protein, with protein MKKYFESKYGYFTDDEYVITNPKTPKPWVNVISNGDYSIIVSQNGSGYSWRGNGSENRITRSFQDLIKDNWGKYFYLRDLETKEYWSLGLKPVMHDYDFYEVKHGFGYSIIKQVKNNIETELKFFVSIDNPVEFMEIKITNKTDKKKNFDLSSYVEWVLGNFPDEHREFHKIFVDSKFENNALYYDKLISSFLDEKGRHNNKSWDQIAFHAVSEKVKSYEGDKENFIGMYRTEANPIAMEEDVLSQKTGRYTDPIGSLQVEFELNPNESKTIVYIIGTAYKGKEDPKEFVKAFANVEASEKEFKKVVKFWNELFDKEHVETPDDAFNLMTNKWLKYQAISGRMWAKSGYYQVSGGYGYRDQLQDSLIFLPLDPSYTKKQLLLHAEHQFKEGDVLHWWLTIGNWGPRTKCSDDLLWLPFIANYYIMETGDYSILDEVVPYYDGGKDTFYNHCKKAIEKVFSRFSPRGIPLMGDNDWNDGLSAVGTDWKGESFWVAEFLYFILKEFKKFAEYKKDKKFIEKIDDVLENLKEAFNKYGWDGEWFLQATTDDFEKVGSKDNEEGKIYLNPQLWAVISGITNEERIKKSMYSVTKYLLKDYGALLLAPAYTEPKTDIGYITRYAPGLRENGGVYTHAATWAVWAYALLKDNEKAYEAYKKICPPNRVKDIDNYLAEPYVTPGNTDGPLSPYYGRGGWTWYTGSAQWLHRVGTNYILGIRPTLDGLEINPCVPKDWNGFKYKRTFRNSTYLIEVINNGCNIKEIYVDGKKIDSNIIPSFEDNKEHNIKVILN; from the coding sequence ATGAAAAAATATTTTGAATCTAAATATGGATATTTCACAGATGACGAGTATGTAATTACAAATCCAAAAACACCAAAGCCATGGGTAAATGTTATAAGTAATGGAGATTACTCAATTATCGTATCTCAAAATGGAAGTGGTTATTCATGGAGAGGGAATGGTTCAGAAAATAGAATAACAAGATCTTTTCAAGATTTAATAAAAGATAATTGGGGAAAATATTTTTATTTAAGAGATTTAGAAACGAAAGAGTATTGGTCTTTAGGATTAAAACCTGTTATGCATGATTATGATTTTTATGAAGTAAAACATGGATTTGGATATTCTATAATAAAACAAGTGAAAAACAACATAGAAACAGAATTAAAATTTTTTGTATCTATAGACAATCCTGTAGAATTTATGGAGATAAAAATAACAAATAAAACTGATAAAAAGAAAAATTTTGATTTGAGTTCTTATGTTGAATGGGTGTTAGGAAATTTTCCAGATGAACATAGAGAATTTCATAAAATTTTTGTTGATTCAAAATTTGAAAATAACGCCTTGTATTACGATAAATTAATAAGCTCATTTTTAGATGAAAAAGGTAGACATAATAATAAAAGTTGGGATCAAATCGCTTTTCATGCTGTAAGCGAAAAAGTTAAATCGTATGAAGGAGATAAAGAAAACTTTATAGGCATGTACAGAACAGAAGCAAATCCAATAGCTATGGAAGAAGATGTTTTAAGTCAAAAAACAGGAAGGTATACAGATCCAATAGGTTCATTACAGGTAGAATTCGAATTAAACCCAAATGAATCGAAAACTATTGTATATATAATTGGTACTGCTTACAAAGGCAAAGAAGACCCAAAAGAGTTTGTAAAAGCTTTTGCTAATGTTGAAGCTAGTGAAAAAGAGTTTAAAAAAGTTGTTAAATTTTGGAATGAATTGTTTGATAAGGAGCATGTAGAAACACCAGATGATGCCTTTAATTTAATGACAAATAAATGGTTAAAATATCAGGCTATTTCAGGTAGAATGTGGGCTAAGTCTGGTTATTATCAAGTATCTGGTGGGTATGGGTATAGGGATCAGTTACAAGATTCTTTAATATTTTTACCTTTAGACCCATCATATACAAAGAAACAACTCTTGCTTCATGCTGAACATCAATTTAAAGAAGGAGATGTCTTACATTGGTGGTTAACTATAGGGAATTGGGGGCCACGAACTAAATGTTCGGATGATCTATTGTGGTTACCATTTATTGCAAATTATTACATAATGGAAACTGGAGATTATTCTATTTTAGATGAAGTTGTTCCTTATTATGATGGAGGAAAAGATACTTTCTATAATCACTGTAAAAAAGCTATAGAAAAAGTTTTTTCAAGATTCAGTCCAAGAGGGATTCCATTAATGGGAGATAATGACTGGAACGATGGTTTAAGTGCAGTAGGCACAGACTGGAAAGGTGAAAGTTTTTGGGTAGCTGAATTTTTATATTTCATTTTAAAAGAATTCAAAAAATTTGCAGAATATAAAAAAGATAAAAAATTTATTGAAAAAATCGATGATGTATTAGAAAATTTAAAAGAAGCATTTAATAAATATGGTTGGGATGGTGAATGGTTCTTACAAGCTACTACAGATGATTTTGAAAAAGTGGGTTCAAAAGATAATGAGGAAGGAAAGATTTATTTAAATCCACAATTATGGGCTGTTATTAGCGGAATTACTAATGAAGAGAGAATAAAAAAATCAATGTATAGCGTAACTAAATATCTTTTAAAAGATTACGGAGCATTATTATTAGCTCCCGCATATACTGAACCTAAAACAGACATAGGTTATATTACCAGATATGCACCAGGTTTAAGAGAAAATGGTGGGGTTTATACGCATGCTGCCACATGGGCTGTTTGGGCTTATGCATTATTAAAAGATAATGAAAAGGCTTATGAAGCATATAAAAAAATTTGTCCTCCAAACAGAGTTAAAGATATTGATAATTATTTAGCTGAACCATATGTTACACCAGGAAATACAGATGGACCTTTATCTCCATATTATGGAAGAGGAGGATGGACATGGTATACAGGTTCTGCGCAATGGTTGCATAGAGTTGGCACTAATTACATTTTAGGTATAAGACCTACTTTAGATGGTTTAGAAATCAATCCTTGTGTCCCAAAAGATTGGAATGGTTTTAAATATAAAAGAACATTTAGAAATTCAACATATTTAATAGAAGTAATAAATAACGGTTGTAATATTAAAGAAATTTATGTTGATGGTAAAAAAATAGATTCTAATATAATTCCTAGTTTTGAAGATAACAAAGAACATAATATAAAAGTTATTTTAAATTAA
- a CDS encoding beta-galactosidase, which produces MITIISIKNQNIYIDNSPKMIIGGELHYFRVKKEEWKDRIKKIKAAGFNLVSTYIPWIIHEKTENNFDFEGNKNIKEFLSLIREEQLFCLVRPGPYVMSELKNEGLPHWIYEKYPEVVAKDIDGNIHPTRVVSLLHPTFLNLVEKWYSVILDEIKEFIEDGTVIMFQLDNEVGMLNWVTNQPDFSEFTLNMFKEYIGVDKDVPINFKEDMVIQNKFMDFMRIYYKKYFEKLISFTNNIKVPFVINVHGFTTHDYAKRGNEYPIGLSQLKEALKIENVLTAGDYYIGNPVPENYTDLIISNLFTEVMQNKEQPLFSAEFQSGSIFSYPKLQPTSHALNTRICFSTGMKCINYYMFVGGEHFEDDIWIFNKYHDWQAPIGPNGKTRISYDYIKNTIKTLKALENEILNSTQEYDVIFGIYPDYFKTEFNYNNEIANHIKKQRNSALYYGFLRGILLNNYQVKGINLLNDEIDIDMNKLIVFSTKYMDKMTQLKLVEFLEKGGNLLLYPEIPEYDMYGNKCSILKDFLEVSIIKKYTYDFIKVLDTDSIATNNTQVFDGDFKVLGTSGKNEVVAFEKNKGKGNVLVLGINFDMQYNHHIEHVDKLLKFFGIKKIIQTKDVDVRLKRINNGYLIFLHNLDDYTKDIELIINNSKIFDEKKIRISGRSGLLLPYKLHLNDELELIYSTCEIVNKNPNEITFLCKQDEEYIKFNKEIYCENNDIDFKDGVYKICGYKNKEIKFKY; this is translated from the coding sequence GTGATTACTATTATTTCGATAAAAAACCAAAATATTTATATTGACAATTCTCCTAAAATGATTATTGGTGGTGAGTTACATTACTTCAGAGTAAAAAAAGAAGAATGGAAAGATAGAATTAAAAAGATTAAAGCTGCAGGCTTTAATCTTGTCAGTACTTATATTCCTTGGATAATACACGAAAAAACTGAAAATAACTTTGATTTTGAAGGTAATAAAAATATAAAAGAATTCTTATCTTTAATTAGAGAAGAACAATTATTTTGTTTAGTAAGGCCAGGTCCATATGTTATGTCAGAATTAAAAAATGAAGGATTACCTCATTGGATATATGAAAAATATCCTGAAGTAGTTGCAAAGGATATTGATGGGAATATCCATCCAACTAGAGTAGTTTCGTTATTGCATCCAACTTTCTTAAATTTAGTAGAAAAATGGTATTCAGTAATATTAGATGAGATAAAAGAATTTATAGAAGATGGAACAGTTATTATGTTCCAATTAGATAATGAAGTTGGAATGTTGAATTGGGTTACAAATCAACCAGACTTCAGCGAGTTTACACTAAATATGTTCAAAGAATATATAGGGGTTGACAAAGACGTTCCCATTAATTTTAAGGAAGATATGGTAATTCAAAATAAATTTATGGATTTTATGAGAATTTATTATAAAAAATATTTTGAAAAACTTATTTCTTTTACTAATAATATTAAAGTTCCTTTTGTTATAAATGTTCATGGATTTACTACACATGATTATGCAAAAAGAGGTAATGAATATCCTATAGGGTTATCTCAATTAAAAGAAGCTTTGAAAATAGAAAATGTACTTACTGCTGGTGATTACTATATTGGAAATCCAGTTCCGGAAAATTATACGGATTTAATTATATCAAATTTATTTACAGAAGTAATGCAAAATAAAGAACAACCTCTTTTTTCAGCAGAATTTCAATCCGGTTCAATCTTTAGTTATCCTAAACTTCAACCTACCAGTCATGCATTAAATACTCGAATATGCTTTAGCACGGGAATGAAATGTATTAATTATTACATGTTTGTAGGTGGAGAGCATTTTGAAGATGATATATGGATCTTTAATAAATATCATGATTGGCAAGCTCCTATAGGACCTAATGGTAAGACAAGAATTTCATATGATTATATAAAAAATACTATAAAAACCTTAAAAGCTTTAGAAAATGAGATATTAAATTCAACACAAGAATATGATGTAATTTTCGGCATTTATCCTGATTATTTCAAAACAGAATTTAATTATAACAATGAAATAGCAAATCATATTAAAAAACAAAGAAATTCGGCATTGTATTATGGTTTTTTAAGAGGAATTTTATTAAACAATTACCAAGTAAAGGGAATTAATTTATTGAATGATGAAATAGATATAGATATGAACAAATTAATTGTTTTTTCTACTAAATACATGGATAAAATGACACAATTAAAATTAGTAGAATTTTTAGAAAAAGGAGGAAATTTATTATTATACCCTGAAATTCCAGAATATGATATGTACGGAAACAAATGTAGTATTCTAAAAGATTTTTTAGAAGTTTCTATAATTAAAAAATATACATATGATTTTATAAAGGTATTAGATACAGATAGTATCGCAACTAATAATACTCAGGTTTTTGATGGAGATTTTAAAGTGCTTGGAACTTCTGGGAAAAACGAGGTTGTAGCTTTTGAAAAAAATAAAGGGAAAGGTAATGTTTTAGTTTTAGGAATTAATTTTGACATGCAATATAATCATCATATAGAACATGTAGATAAACTTTTAAAGTTTTTTGGAATAAAAAAGATAATACAAACTAAAGATGTTGATGTTAGATTAAAAAGAATAAATAATGGATATTTGATATTTTTACATAATTTAGATGATTATACTAAAGATATAGAACTTATTATAAATAATTCTAAAATATTTGATGAGAAAAAAATAAGAATAAGTGGCCGAAGTGGTTTATTGTTACCTTATAAACTACATTTAAATGATGAATTAGAATTAATATATTCAACATGTGAAATTGTAAATAAAAATCCCAATGAAATAACTTTTCTTTGTAAACAAGATGAAGAGTACATAAAGTTTAATAAAGAAATTTATTGTGAGAATAATGATATTGATTTTAAAGATGGAGTATATAAAATTTGTGGTTATAAAAATAAAGAAATTAAATTTAAATATTAG
- a CDS encoding ABC transporter substrate-binding protein gives MLKRLLLVSLLALIVVVSFGEKVVITYANWNLGLELEQKMVDEFMKANPDIVVKPAENIDYGKYIDSLNAAAAAGELPDVIMIPNIPMALTNEWALNIKKFVDNDLEWYNIPAPLREATKYGNGVYAVPAGMYFMGYFVNDDLFEKFNITKLPFAPVWPRFMAAVRALTNVQEKSLGLSEEVQIPEWYPASINKNLGWFTWDGKKYHLSEREFITAVKIAKQLFQNKYVFDSLSADEKKMLNAGWYGEAWDQGEIAIRWSGTWDINNFRNLKFKTRFIGVPGERTPVVGDFMIISSSTKHAEAAYKFLRYITFAREGMLKRLEIDDKNQWVSLPLTTEKAILERYFIQKDVYPGIREAYETIDKGIIEGVKVVPGYVESRWTAPTGIKIGDKDNANIGDVIWNSMRGDLNIADYAAQLNDLANKAYEKNYKVIESLIK, from the coding sequence ATGTTAAAAAGATTATTGTTGGTTAGTTTATTAGCTTTGATAGTTGTTGTTTCTTTTGGTGAAAAAGTTGTTATTACTTATGCAAACTGGAATTTGGGGTTAGAGCTTGAACAGAAGATGGTAGATGAATTTATGAAAGCAAATCCGGATATTGTTGTAAAACCAGCAGAAAATATAGATTATGGTAAATACATCGATTCTTTAAATGCAGCTGCCGCAGCAGGAGAATTACCAGATGTTATTATGATTCCTAATATCCCTATGGCTTTAACAAACGAATGGGCTTTAAACATTAAGAAATTTGTTGATAATGATTTAGAGTGGTACAATATACCTGCTCCATTAAGAGAAGCTACAAAATATGGAAATGGTGTTTATGCTGTTCCTGCAGGTATGTATTTTATGGGATACTTTGTTAATGACGATTTATTTGAAAAATTTAATATCACAAAATTACCATTTGCTCCAGTATGGCCAAGGTTTATGGCTGCTGTAAGAGCTTTAACAAATGTACAAGAAAAGAGCTTAGGTTTATCTGAAGAAGTTCAAATTCCTGAATGGTATCCAGCTTCAATAAATAAAAACCTTGGATGGTTTACCTGGGATGGAAAAAAATATCATCTTTCAGAAAGAGAATTTATTACAGCTGTAAAAATTGCTAAGCAATTATTCCAAAACAAATATGTATTCGATAGTTTAAGTGCAGATGAAAAGAAAATGTTAAATGCTGGTTGGTATGGTGAAGCTTGGGATCAAGGAGAAATTGCTATTAGATGGTCAGGTACCTGGGATATTAACAATTTCAGAAATTTGAAATTTAAAACCAGATTTATTGGAGTTCCTGGTGAAAGAACACCTGTTGTTGGAGATTTTATGATTATTTCTTCTTCAACTAAGCATGCAGAAGCAGCATATAAATTTTTAAGGTATATTACTTTTGCTAGAGAAGGTATGTTAAAAAGATTAGAAATTGATGATAAAAATCAATGGGTATCTTTGCCATTAACAACAGAAAAAGCTATATTAGAAAGATATTTTATTCAAAAAGATGTTTACCCTGGAATTAGAGAAGCTTATGAAACTATTGATAAGGGTATAATCGAAGGTGTTAAAGTAGTTCCTGGATATGTAGAATCAAGATGGACAGCACCAACAGGAATTAAAATTGGTGATAAAGATAATGCAAATATAGGAGACGTTATCTGGAATTCTATGAGAGGAGATTTAAATATTGCCGATTATGCTGCACAATTAAATGATTTAGCAAATAAAGCTTATGAAAAGAACTATAAAGTAATTGAATCTTTAATAAAATAG